The Phycisphaeraceae bacterium genome includes a window with the following:
- a CDS encoding AraC family transcriptional regulator: MEPLLEHLTITPQSSFRLYTRVDEEFAFEWHHHPEYELTLIVEGHGRRFAGDAITGYQPGDLVLLGPYLPHTWHSDETSRDNTAIVIHFTPEWLKAATASWPEMQVLHRMLRSATHGLSFQGDHAEQASGFLRRISSRSGLSRLALLLEVLQELSADASARPIASPGYRTSSRPIDPRIDRICRHVNDHIHEDLTQSDMALMIRMKPTSFSRLFKRAMGKTFIEYIHELRIANACRALIESDDPITDVCFRAGFNNVSNFNRVFRRVVGVSPRTYRRQFHNPAEQ; the protein is encoded by the coding sequence ATGGAACCCCTCCTCGAACACCTGACCATCACCCCCCAATCCTCCTTCCGGCTCTACACCCGAGTCGATGAAGAGTTCGCCTTCGAGTGGCACCACCACCCCGAATACGAACTCACTCTCATCGTCGAAGGCCACGGCCGCCGCTTCGCCGGCGACGCCATCACCGGCTACCAGCCCGGCGACCTCGTCCTCCTCGGCCCCTACCTCCCCCACACCTGGCACTCCGACGAAACCTCCCGCGACAACACCGCCATCGTCATCCACTTCACCCCCGAATGGCTCAAAGCCGCCACCGCCAGCTGGCCCGAGATGCAGGTCCTCCACCGCATGCTCCGATCCGCCACACACGGGCTCTCTTTCCAAGGCGACCACGCCGAACAAGCCTCCGGTTTCCTCCGCAGGATCTCAAGCCGCTCCGGCCTCAGCCGCCTCGCCCTCCTCCTCGAAGTCCTCCAGGAACTCAGCGCAGACGCTAGCGCAAGACCCATCGCCTCGCCCGGCTACCGAACCTCCTCACGACCCATCGACCCACGCATCGACCGCATCTGCCGACACGTCAACGACCACATCCACGAAGACCTCACCCAAAGCGACATGGCCCTCATGATCCGCATGAAGCCCACCAGCTTCTCCAGACTCTTCAAACGAGCCATGGGAAAAACCTTCATCGAATACATCCACGAACTCCGCATCGCCAACGCCTGCCGCGCGCTCATCGAATCCGATGACCCCATCACCGACGTCTGCTTCCGCGCCGGATTCAACAACGTCTCCAACTTCAACCGCGTCTTCCGACGAGTCGTTGGCGTCAGCCCCCGCACCTACCGCAGACAGTTCCACAACCCCGCCGAACAATAA
- a CDS encoding phytanoyl-CoA dioxygenase family protein, translating into MTTATDTPPAILAELDQPFDLKPQTIDRFRKYGYAKIPGVLSPQLLQHFRKPINDVVHANNKLAGVPMEQRDTYAKAFIQVINLWEKQDEVRKLTLSKRLGQIAAQLLEVQGVRLYHDQALYKEPSGGITPWHVDQYYWPLATDRTVTAWIPLVEVPIEMGPLTFAAGSQQLDFGRDQAISDDSEKLLRDKIEAEAFPIEASAFALGEVSFHLGWLAHRAGPNRSNNARDVMTIIYMDRDMKLAEPKNDNQINDRDAFCPNTQPGQIINTPKNPIIYEPA; encoded by the coding sequence ATGACCACCGCAACCGACACACCGCCAGCCATCCTCGCCGAACTCGACCAGCCCTTCGACCTCAAACCGCAAACCATCGACCGCTTCCGCAAGTACGGCTACGCCAAGATCCCTGGCGTCCTGTCTCCCCAACTCCTCCAACACTTCCGCAAACCCATCAACGACGTCGTCCACGCCAACAACAAACTCGCCGGCGTCCCCATGGAACAACGCGACACCTACGCCAAAGCCTTCATCCAGGTCATCAACCTCTGGGAAAAACAAGACGAAGTCAGAAAACTCACGCTCAGCAAACGACTCGGACAGATCGCTGCCCAACTACTCGAAGTACAGGGCGTCCGCCTCTACCACGACCAGGCCCTCTACAAAGAACCCTCAGGCGGAATCACCCCCTGGCACGTCGACCAGTACTACTGGCCACTCGCCACCGACCGTACCGTCACCGCATGGATCCCCCTCGTCGAGGTCCCCATCGAAATGGGCCCCCTAACCTTCGCCGCCGGAAGCCAGCAACTCGACTTCGGCCGCGACCAGGCCATCTCCGATGACTCGGAAAAACTCCTTCGTGACAAAATCGAAGCCGAAGCCTTCCCCATCGAAGCCTCCGCCTTCGCCCTCGGCGAAGTCTCCTTCCACCTCGGATGGCTCGCCCACCGCGCCGGACCCAACCGCTCCAACAACGCCCGCGACGTCATGACCATCATCTACATGGACCGCGACATGAAACTCGCCGAACCCAAAAACGACAACCAGATCAACGACCGCGATGCCTTCTGCCCAAACACCCAACCCGGCCAGATCATCAACACACCCAAAAACCCCATCATCTACGAACCGGCATAA
- a CDS encoding N-succinylarginine dihydrolase, translating to MSGAAEVQFDGLVGPSHNYAGLGPGNLASRGNRGLVSEPRAAVLQGLAKARAVAGLGVAQAVFPPQLRPDLGLLRSVGFSGDDAAVLWKAQQEAPGLLAAAWSSSAMWTANAGTVSPSADTADGRLHVSAANLSSALHRSIEAGLTTRMLRRVFADEALFAVHDPLPAALSDEGAANHTRLAAEHGETGIEVFVYGAEGPRGSVAGGVEPRTFNARQMRSASEAVARRHGLDPEGVVMVQQSPVAIDGGVFHNDVIAVGDRDLLLVHELAYVGQAATLDRIRRCYEGLGRGTLRVVEVAAERVSLEDAVRSYLFNSQLLTAGDGRRVMVCPEQCQRVECVGGLLEDWKRDGVVDEVLFFDLHQSMRNGGGPACLRLRVVMDAAQRAAIPAGLWLTEERYAALCNWAERFYPERLSAEELADPGLVRVCREAKEALVGVIGL from the coding sequence GTGAGTGGGGCGGCGGAGGTTCAGTTTGATGGGTTGGTGGGTCCGAGTCACAACTACGCGGGTTTGGGTCCGGGGAATCTGGCTTCGCGGGGGAATCGGGGGTTGGTGTCGGAGCCGAGGGCGGCGGTGTTGCAGGGGTTGGCGAAGGCGCGGGCTGTGGCGGGGCTGGGGGTGGCGCAGGCGGTGTTTCCGCCTCAGTTGAGGCCGGACCTGGGGTTGCTTCGGAGTGTGGGGTTTTCGGGTGATGATGCGGCGGTGCTGTGGAAGGCGCAGCAGGAGGCGCCGGGTTTGCTGGCGGCGGCGTGGAGTTCGTCGGCGATGTGGACGGCGAACGCGGGGACGGTGAGTCCTTCGGCGGACACGGCGGATGGGCGGTTGCATGTGTCGGCGGCGAATCTGTCGAGTGCGCTGCATCGGTCGATCGAGGCGGGGTTGACGACGCGGATGCTGAGGCGGGTGTTTGCGGATGAGGCGTTGTTTGCGGTGCATGATCCGTTGCCAGCGGCGTTGTCGGATGAAGGGGCGGCGAACCACACGCGGCTGGCGGCGGAGCATGGCGAGACGGGGATCGAGGTTTTTGTGTACGGGGCGGAGGGGCCGAGGGGGTCGGTGGCGGGTGGGGTTGAGCCGAGAACGTTTAATGCGCGGCAGATGCGGTCGGCCTCGGAGGCGGTGGCGCGGCGGCATGGGCTGGATCCGGAGGGTGTGGTGATGGTGCAGCAGTCGCCAGTGGCGATTGATGGTGGCGTGTTTCACAACGATGTGATCGCGGTGGGGGATCGGGACCTGCTGCTGGTGCACGAGCTGGCTTATGTGGGTCAGGCGGCGACGCTGGACCGGATTCGGAGGTGCTACGAGGGGCTTGGGCGGGGGACGCTGCGGGTGGTGGAGGTGGCGGCGGAGCGGGTGAGTCTCGAGGATGCGGTGCGGTCGTATCTGTTCAACAGTCAGTTGCTGACGGCGGGTGATGGGCGGCGGGTGATGGTGTGTCCGGAGCAGTGTCAGCGGGTTGAGTGTGTTGGCGGGTTGCTTGAGGATTGGAAGCGTGATGGTGTGGTGGATGAAGTGCTGTTTTTTGATCTGCATCAGTCGATGCGTAATGGCGGGGGACCGGCGTGTCTGCGGCTTAGAGTGGTGATGGATGCGGCGCAGCGGGCGGCGATCCCGGCGGGGCTGTGGTTGACGGAGGAGCGGTACGCGGCGCTGTGTAATTGGGCGGAGCGGTTTTATCCAGAGCGGCTGAGTGCTGAGGAGTTGGCGGACCCGGGGTTGGTGCGGGTGTGTCGGGAGGCGAAGGAGGCGTTGGTTGGGGTTATTGGGTTGTGA